In Puntigrus tetrazona isolate hp1 chromosome 18, ASM1883169v1, whole genome shotgun sequence, one genomic interval encodes:
- the si:dkey-5i3.5 gene encoding transmembrane protein 53 encodes MLSRVATMAGVTAHKISKHITFLASDLTGTPATGVSPAKPILLLLPWLGSRPQAIAKYCEIYFRTGFDVLIVESEVSQFLWPRWGLEYGGRLLELLESERFSQRPLLVHAFSIGGYTFAQVLVHVAKDTQRYQGLTHRIRGHIYDSLVMGSLEHMANGLGKTIFPRMEGIVKSASLLYFRIFKHQTVDYFNSSIGVFWNTPVTAPALFFYSENDALCDYKSLEEMVELWRSRGQTVESKKWKESVHAGHLRVHPQDYLSTLESFVQSLNMVPLKAKM; translated from the exons ATGCTTTCCAGAGTGGCTACAATGGCAGGGGTCACTGCTCACAAGATCAGCAAACACATCACGTTCTTAGCCAGTGACTTGACTGGGACTCCAGCGACTGGCGTTTCACCCGCCAAACCGATTCTGCTGTTGCTGCCGTGGCTCGGCTCCAGACCACAAGCCATCGCCAAATATTGTGAGATTTACTTTCGCACAGGCTTTGATGTTCTCATAGTGGAAAGCGAGGTGAGCCAGTTCTTGTGGCCCCGCTGGGGGCTGGAGTATGGTGGCCGTCTGCTGGAATTATTAGAGAGCGAGCGCTTCTCACAGCGCCCCCTGCTGGTCCATGCTTTCTCCATAGGTGGATATACATTTGCTCAGGTGCTTGTTCATGTGGCCAAAGACACCCAGCGGTACCAAGGCCTCACACACAGGATCAGGGGACACATCTATGACAGCCTTGTCATGGGATCGCTGGAGCATATGGCCAACG GTCTGGGTAAAACCATATTCCCCCGGATGGAAGGCATCGTGAAGTCGGCTAGCCTTCTGTACTTCCGTATCTTTAAACACCAGACGGTTGACTACTTCAACTCATCGATCGGTGTTTTCTGGAACACTCCTGTGACTGCTCCGGCTCTTTTCTTCTACTCCGAGAACGATGCTCTGTGCGATTACAAGAGCTTGGAGGAGATGGTGGAGCTCTGGAGGAGCCGCGGTCAAACCGTCGAGAGCAAGAAGTGGAAGGAGTCTGTTCACGCAGGTCACCTCCGCGTACACCCTCAGGATTATCTGTCCACGTTGGAGTCCTTCGTGCAGTCTCTCAACATGGTGCCTCTGAAGgccaaaatgtga